In a single window of the Corvus hawaiiensis isolate bCorHaw1 chromosome 19, bCorHaw1.pri.cur, whole genome shotgun sequence genome:
- the APOH gene encoding beta-2-glycoprotein 1 isoform X2, producing the protein MHPLALLGCVVALSHCALASKAKRCPPPPPLKNGKMDFEEFQYQSTVTFSCDPGYNLVGSRTSQCMADGKWTGTFPQCQPVTCAPPLLPEFGVLSYRRLNPGNISHFLDTILFECVPPLALIGNETATCMANGTWSSIPVCKVVTCPTPIGIENGFIEFAVRRTYHYNESVSFGCQPGYVMEGSKHSRCENTGNWSTKPACRAPCKIPVKKAVVLYNGEKKRVQNDLKDGILHGETVSFFCKNKEKSCAYTVDVACVDGNFTLPACFKERGFFSTLVKKDPSDMKACEDEA; encoded by the exons ATGCACCCCCTGGCACTGCTCGGGTGCGTCGTGGCTCTGAGCCACTGCGCTCTTGCGTCCAAAG CAAAGAGAtgtccccctcctcccccgctgaagaatgggaaaatggattttgaaGAGTTCCAGTACCAGAGTACTGTAACTTTCTCATGTGATCCAGG CTACAACCTCGTTGGGTCAAGAACAAGCCAGTGCATGGCAGATGGAAAATGGACTGGAACTTTTCCACAGTGTCAAC CGGTGACTTGTGCACCTCCATTGCTCCCGGAATTCGGGGTCCTCTCTTACCGTCGCTTAAATCCTGGAAATATCTCTCATTTCCTGGACACGATCCTGTTTGAATGTGTCCCTCCTCTCGCCCTGATTGGGAATGAGACAGCCACCTGCATGGCCAATGGGACCTGGAGCAGCATTCCAGTGTGCAAGG TTGTCACCTGCCCCACTCCAATAGGAATAGAAAATGGGTTCATAGAGTTTGCTGTCCGCAGAACGTATCACTACAACGAAAGTGTCAGCTTTGGCTGCCAGCCTGGCTATGTGATGGAGGGATCCAAGCATTCCCGCTGTGAAAACACTGGAAACTGGTCCACGAAGCCAGCCTGTAGAG CACCATGTAAAATACCAGTTAAGAAAGCTGTAGTATTGTACAATGGTGAGAAGAAGAGAGTTCAGAATGACCTGAAGGATGGCATTCTGCATGGGGAAACTGTATCCTTCTTCTGCaagaacaaggaaaaatccTGTGCCTACACTGTAGATGTGGCATGTGTGGATGGCAACTTCACCCTCCCTGCCTGTTTCAAAG
- the APOH gene encoding beta-2-glycoprotein 1 isoform X1 has protein sequence MHPLALLGCVVALSHCALASKVCPRPPEVLFATINVDKKVYEVGEEVEYTCRPGFMPNSGQRKYTCLPTGKWAFNTLLCLPKRCPPPPPLKNGKMDFEEFQYQSTVTFSCDPGYNLVGSRTSQCMADGKWTGTFPQCQPVTCAPPLLPEFGVLSYRRLNPGNISHFLDTILFECVPPLALIGNETATCMANGTWSSIPVCKVVTCPTPIGIENGFIEFAVRRTYHYNESVSFGCQPGYVMEGSKHSRCENTGNWSTKPACRAPCKIPVKKAVVLYNGEKKRVQNDLKDGILHGETVSFFCKNKEKSCAYTVDVACVDGNFTLPACFKERGFFSTLVKKDPSDMKACEDEA, from the exons ATGCACCCCCTGGCACTGCTCGGGTGCGTCGTGGCTCTGAGCCACTGCGCTCTTGCGTCCAAAG TCTGTCCCAGGCCACCAGAAGTTCTCTTTGCCACAATTAATGTAGACAAAAAGGTGTATGAAGTGGGTGAGGAAGTGGAATACACCTGCCGGCCCGGGTTCATGCCCAACAGTGGGCAGAGGAAGTACACCTGCCTCCCGACCGGCAAGTGGGCCTTCAACACCCTACTCTGCCTCC CAAAGAGAtgtccccctcctcccccgctgaagaatgggaaaatggattttgaaGAGTTCCAGTACCAGAGTACTGTAACTTTCTCATGTGATCCAGG CTACAACCTCGTTGGGTCAAGAACAAGCCAGTGCATGGCAGATGGAAAATGGACTGGAACTTTTCCACAGTGTCAAC CGGTGACTTGTGCACCTCCATTGCTCCCGGAATTCGGGGTCCTCTCTTACCGTCGCTTAAATCCTGGAAATATCTCTCATTTCCTGGACACGATCCTGTTTGAATGTGTCCCTCCTCTCGCCCTGATTGGGAATGAGACAGCCACCTGCATGGCCAATGGGACCTGGAGCAGCATTCCAGTGTGCAAGG TTGTCACCTGCCCCACTCCAATAGGAATAGAAAATGGGTTCATAGAGTTTGCTGTCCGCAGAACGTATCACTACAACGAAAGTGTCAGCTTTGGCTGCCAGCCTGGCTATGTGATGGAGGGATCCAAGCATTCCCGCTGTGAAAACACTGGAAACTGGTCCACGAAGCCAGCCTGTAGAG CACCATGTAAAATACCAGTTAAGAAAGCTGTAGTATTGTACAATGGTGAGAAGAAGAGAGTTCAGAATGACCTGAAGGATGGCATTCTGCATGGGGAAACTGTATCCTTCTTCTGCaagaacaaggaaaaatccTGTGCCTACACTGTAGATGTGGCATGTGTGGATGGCAACTTCACCCTCCCTGCCTGTTTCAAAG